The Streptomyces sp. NBC_00162 genome window below encodes:
- a CDS encoding MFS transporter: MLRHALTRDPAAPPAPAPTALTRPALLVLCACVLVAQGMVAAVNLLIPQLAASALRPSPGELLWAVDAYVIVFAALLIPAGALGDRYGRKGALLAGLGLFAAGGALSALAQNPAVLIAGRGLCGAGAALIMPATMSVLVHLSPPERRGRALATWTLAAGLGGLAGNVGGGLAGEFLTWRALFWAVVPLGALLAVAVARTVPRTPSRPDAAVDPLGAALLAGALFAVVYGIIEGPAYGWASMRVLTAFGAGAGLLAAFTGHALRAARPLLDPRIFASRKLRAGALGIGTGFFGLFALFFVNAQYLQYAKGFSPAATGLAIVPLTVGMALVPRFGARLQERTGPRLPVGAGLGLIGAGLLLVSTADAGTPYALYALYLLVLSVGTGLCAPSLTLTVVAELPPHQAGLGSGLNTAAREIGAALGVAVVGTVLASRFHGNPTDPAQVAAFTDAMGAALRTVAVVLLLASAAVVAGYRDAGRDRAGRPGAATTAEGAS; encoded by the coding sequence GTGCTCCGCCATGCCCTGACGCGGGATCCCGCCGCGCCGCCCGCACCCGCTCCGACCGCCCTCACCCGGCCCGCCCTGCTCGTCCTGTGCGCCTGCGTCCTGGTCGCCCAGGGCATGGTCGCCGCCGTCAACCTGCTCATCCCGCAGCTCGCCGCGTCCGCCCTGCGTCCGAGCCCGGGCGAGCTGCTGTGGGCGGTCGACGCGTACGTCATCGTCTTCGCCGCGCTGCTGATCCCGGCCGGAGCCCTCGGCGACCGGTACGGACGCAAGGGCGCCCTGCTGGCCGGACTCGGACTGTTCGCCGCGGGCGGGGCCCTCAGCGCCCTCGCACAGAACCCGGCCGTACTGATCGCGGGCCGGGGCCTGTGCGGGGCCGGCGCGGCCCTGATCATGCCGGCCACCATGTCCGTCCTGGTCCACCTGAGCCCGCCCGAGCGCCGCGGCCGGGCCCTGGCCACCTGGACGCTGGCCGCGGGCCTCGGGGGCCTGGCGGGCAATGTCGGCGGCGGCCTGGCCGGGGAGTTCCTGACCTGGCGGGCCCTGTTCTGGGCCGTCGTCCCGCTGGGCGCGCTGCTCGCCGTCGCGGTCGCCCGTACGGTTCCCCGTACGCCCTCGCGGCCCGACGCCGCCGTCGACCCCCTGGGCGCGGCGCTGCTCGCCGGGGCGCTGTTCGCGGTGGTCTACGGGATCATCGAGGGGCCCGCGTACGGCTGGGCCTCGATGCGGGTGCTGACGGCCTTCGGCGCCGGGGCGGGGCTGCTCGCGGCGTTCACCGGCCACGCGCTGCGCGCCGCCCGCCCGCTGCTCGACCCGCGGATCTTCGCCTCGCGCAAGCTGCGCGCCGGGGCGCTGGGCATCGGCACCGGCTTCTTCGGGCTCTTCGCCCTGTTCTTCGTCAACGCCCAGTACCTCCAGTACGCGAAGGGGTTCTCCCCCGCCGCGACCGGCCTCGCGATCGTCCCGCTGACCGTCGGCATGGCCCTGGTGCCCCGGTTCGGAGCGCGGCTGCAGGAGCGGACCGGGCCCCGGCTGCCGGTGGGTGCAGGGCTCGGGCTGATCGGTGCGGGGCTGCTGCTGGTCTCCACCGCCGACGCGGGCACCCCGTACGCCCTGTACGCGCTCTACCTGCTGGTGCTGTCCGTCGGCACCGGGCTGTGCGCGCCCTCCCTGACCCTGACGGTGGTCGCCGAGCTGCCGCCGCACCAGGCCGGGCTGGGCTCCGGGCTGAACACCGCGGCCCGGGAGATCGGCGCCGCCCTCGGGGTGGCGGTGGTCGGCACGGTGCTGGCCTCCCGGTTCCACGGGAACCCGACGGATCCGGCGCAGGTCGCCGCCTTCACCGACGCGATGGGGGCCGCGCTGCGGACGGTGGCCGTGGTGCTGCTGCTCGCGTCGGCCGCGGTGGTGGCCGGGTACCGGGACGCCGGGCGGGACCGGGCCGGGCGTCCGGGTGCGGCCACCACGGCCGAAGGCGCATCCTGA
- a CDS encoding LysR family transcriptional regulator yields MRVTQSGTRAGTRAGTRAGTRALTGPGSGSGLDLNLLVALDVLLDETSVSRAAARLHLSEPAMSRTLGRIRKALGDPVLVRAGRTMVPTPHALAVQGEVRAVVERARALFLTGGQVDLSTLARTFTVLANDAFTAVYGAALLTRVTREAPGVRLRFLGESHVDVPALREGVADLELGVVDTRSPEVRVEHLADERMLAVVRCGHPLLRGRITARRFAAAEHLIASRRGRLQGPVDTALAEQGLSRRVVGSVGTFPASLFVLRESDLVGLLTTQAVPLAAALDLETFEIPLDLPTLPFGMAWHPRHDADPAHAWLRSCTRELLPGDAATGTSPDRT; encoded by the coding sequence ATGCGCGTGACGCAATCCGGAACCCGAGCCGGAACCCGAGCCGGAACCAGAGCCGGAACCCGGGCCCTAACCGGACCAGGATCCGGCTCCGGCCTGGACCTGAATCTCCTCGTCGCCCTGGACGTCCTCCTGGACGAAACGAGCGTGTCCCGGGCGGCCGCCCGCCTGCACCTCTCCGAGCCCGCGATGAGCCGCACCCTCGGCCGGATCCGCAAGGCCCTCGGCGACCCCGTCCTGGTCCGGGCCGGGCGGACCATGGTGCCCACCCCGCACGCCCTCGCCGTCCAGGGCGAGGTCAGGGCCGTCGTGGAACGGGCCCGCGCCCTCTTCCTCACCGGCGGGCAGGTGGACCTGTCCACGCTCGCCCGCACCTTCACCGTGCTGGCGAACGACGCCTTCACCGCCGTCTACGGAGCCGCCCTCCTCACCCGGGTGACCCGCGAGGCGCCGGGGGTGCGGCTGCGGTTCCTGGGGGAGAGCCACGTGGACGTCCCGGCGCTGCGCGAGGGCGTCGCCGACCTGGAACTCGGCGTGGTCGACACCCGTTCCCCCGAAGTGCGCGTGGAGCACCTCGCCGACGAGCGGATGCTGGCCGTGGTCCGGTGCGGCCACCCGCTGCTCCGCGGCCGGATCACCGCGCGCCGGTTCGCCGCCGCCGAACACCTGATCGCCTCCCGGCGCGGCCGCCTGCAGGGCCCGGTGGACACCGCCCTGGCCGAACAGGGCCTGTCCCGGCGGGTGGTGGGCAGCGTGGGCACCTTCCCCGCCTCCCTGTTCGTCCTGCGCGAGAGCGACCTCGTCGGACTGCTCACCACCCAGGCCGTACCGCTCGCCGCAGCGCTGGACCTGGAGACCTTCGAGATCCCGCTCGATCTGCCGACACTGCCCTTCGGCATGGCCTGGCACCCGCGTCACGACGCGGACCCGGCGCACGCCTGGCTGCGCAGCTGCACGCGCGAACTGCTGCCGGGGGACGCGGCGACGGGCACCTCCCCGGACAGGACCTAG
- a CDS encoding class I SAM-dependent methyltransferase codes for MRFQYDTLGERYAESRTTAAFSAADTYTLHGALDALGGVRGLDALDLACGYGYNTRLLARGGARRTVGVDASEEMIRLAREHDAEQDRPAPGNIEYHVADAAGLPDLGPFDLATAVYPFNHTPDRASLHAMFRSVRSSLRAGGRLLAIVPNAGAFPRVDWSPYGVRILDRIPTGDAPLLKAHFLVDPPLPFEFHEWAHAELAEAAVEAGFSTIGWQPNRTPPADHVRDDAYWTAYRAWPISSLMTCVA; via the coding sequence ATGCGGTTCCAGTACGACACCCTCGGCGAGCGGTACGCCGAGTCCAGGACCACAGCGGCCTTCTCGGCGGCCGACACCTACACGCTCCACGGAGCCCTGGACGCCCTCGGCGGGGTACGCGGGCTCGACGCCCTCGACCTGGCCTGCGGCTACGGCTACAACACCCGCCTGCTGGCCCGCGGCGGCGCCCGGCGGACCGTCGGGGTGGACGCCTCGGAGGAAATGATCAGGCTGGCCCGCGAGCACGACGCGGAGCAGGACCGGCCGGCCCCCGGGAACATCGAGTACCACGTCGCCGACGCCGCAGGCCTCCCCGACCTCGGGCCGTTCGACCTCGCCACCGCCGTCTACCCCTTCAACCACACGCCCGACCGCGCATCACTGCACGCGATGTTCCGCTCCGTCCGCTCCAGCCTGCGCGCGGGCGGGCGGCTGCTCGCCATCGTGCCCAACGCCGGGGCGTTTCCCCGCGTGGACTGGTCGCCGTACGGGGTCCGCATCCTCGACCGGATCCCGACCGGCGACGCGCCGCTGCTGAAGGCGCACTTCCTCGTCGACCCGCCGCTGCCCTTCGAGTTCCACGAGTGGGCCCACGCCGAGCTCGCCGAGGCGGCCGTCGAGGCGGGCTTCAGCACCATCGGCTGGCAGCCGAACCGGACCCCGCCCGCCGATCACGTGCGCGACGACGCGTACTGGACGGCGTACCGCGCCTGGCCGATCAGCTCCCTGATGACTTGCGTGGCGTAG
- a CDS encoding alpha/beta hydrolase fold domain-containing protein, with the protein MPSLRSRALSVALIAAGRRRRFASVEAVRTRVAESARRPASHLPPRSLGRVADISRTFVGAWPVYDVSPQGSEPVAQVLYVHGGGYINELVRPHWALIRTLVTQARARVVVPAYILAPRGTADRTVPVAADLLSGLIASGGEGGTVLIGDSAGAGLALAAAQRLRDRTGAQPSRIVLISPWLDVTMSHPDQAGIEADDPMLARSGLREAGRLYAGTLAADDPRVSPLHGSFEGLAPLTVFTGTRDVLTTDSRELVRRARAAGVEVEFHEEAGLPHVYPLLPLPEGRAARDRIVELIRSAAEQ; encoded by the coding sequence GTGCCGAGTCTGCGCAGCAGGGCGCTGTCGGTTGCGCTGATCGCGGCGGGACGGCGAAGACGGTTCGCGAGCGTCGAAGCGGTACGGACCCGGGTGGCCGAGTCCGCCCGCCGGCCCGCTTCCCATCTGCCGCCGCGCTCGCTGGGGCGGGTCGCGGACATCTCGCGGACCTTCGTCGGGGCCTGGCCGGTGTACGACGTCTCCCCGCAGGGGAGCGAGCCCGTGGCGCAGGTGCTGTACGTGCACGGCGGCGGCTACATCAACGAACTGGTCCGCCCGCACTGGGCGCTGATCCGGACCCTGGTCACGCAGGCGCGGGCGCGGGTCGTCGTACCGGCGTACATCCTCGCCCCGCGCGGGACCGCCGACCGGACGGTCCCGGTCGCCGCCGACCTGCTCAGCGGCCTGATCGCGAGCGGGGGCGAGGGCGGGACCGTGCTCATCGGGGACTCGGCCGGGGCCGGGCTGGCGCTGGCCGCCGCCCAGCGGCTGCGGGACCGCACCGGGGCGCAGCCCTCCCGCATCGTGCTGATCTCGCCGTGGCTGGACGTGACCATGAGCCATCCGGACCAGGCGGGCATCGAGGCGGACGATCCGATGCTGGCCCGCTCGGGGCTGCGGGAGGCCGGGCGCCTGTACGCCGGGACCCTGGCCGCCGACGATCCCCGGGTGAGCCCGCTGCACGGGTCCTTCGAGGGGCTGGCGCCGCTGACGGTGTTCACCGGGACCCGGGACGTGCTGACCACGGACAGCAGGGAGCTGGTGCGCCGGGCCCGCGCGGCCGGGGTGGAGGTGGAGTTCCACGAGGAGGCGGGGCTGCCGCACGTGTACCCGCTGCTGCCGCTGCCCGAGGGGCGGGCGGCGCGCGACCGGATCGTCGAGCTGATCCGGTCGGCGGCGGAGCAGTGA
- the tdh gene encoding L-threonine 3-dehydrogenase gives MKALVKHKAEPGLWLMDVPEPEYGPGDVLIKVLRTGICGTDLHIRAWDGWAQGAVKTPLVLGHEFVGEVAALGADVRDIEIGALVSGEGHLVCGKCRNCLAGRRHLCRSTIGLGVGRDGAFAEYVVLPAQNVWVHRTAVDLDVAAIFDPFGNAVHTALSFPLVGEDVLITGAGPIGIMAAAVARHAGARSVVITDVSPERLEIARKAGATLAVNVAESSIADAQRSLGLREGFDIGLEMSGRGEAMRDMIDNMTHGGRIAMLGLPAQEFPVDWAKVVTSMITIKGIYGREMFETWYAMTVLLEGGLDLSPVITGRYSHRDFDAAFDEASTARSGKIILDWTA, from the coding sequence ATGAAGGCACTCGTCAAGCACAAGGCCGAGCCCGGACTGTGGCTCATGGACGTTCCCGAGCCCGAGTACGGCCCCGGCGACGTGCTGATCAAGGTGCTGCGCACCGGCATCTGCGGAACCGACCTGCACATCCGCGCCTGGGACGGCTGGGCGCAGGGCGCCGTCAAGACCCCGCTGGTCCTCGGCCACGAGTTCGTCGGCGAGGTCGCCGCCCTCGGCGCCGACGTCCGCGACATCGAGATCGGCGCGCTGGTCAGCGGCGAGGGCCACCTGGTGTGCGGCAAGTGCCGCAACTGCCTGGCCGGACGCCGCCACCTGTGCCGCAGCACGATCGGCCTCGGGGTCGGCCGCGACGGCGCCTTCGCCGAGTACGTGGTGCTGCCCGCGCAGAACGTGTGGGTGCACCGGACGGCGGTGGACCTGGACGTCGCGGCGATCTTCGACCCGTTCGGCAACGCCGTGCACACCGCGCTGTCCTTCCCCCTCGTCGGCGAGGACGTGCTGATCACCGGCGCCGGCCCGATCGGGATCATGGCGGCGGCCGTGGCCCGGCACGCCGGTGCGCGCAGCGTGGTGATCACCGACGTCAGCCCCGAGCGGCTGGAGATCGCCCGCAAGGCGGGCGCCACGCTCGCGGTGAACGTCGCCGAGTCCTCCATCGCCGACGCACAGCGCTCGCTCGGCCTGCGCGAGGGCTTCGACATCGGCCTGGAGATGTCCGGCCGCGGCGAGGCGATGCGCGACATGATCGACAACATGACGCACGGCGGCCGGATCGCCATGCTGGGCCTGCCGGCGCAGGAGTTCCCGGTGGACTGGGCCAAGGTGGTCACCTCGATGATCACCATCAAGGGCATCTACGGCCGCGAGATGTTCGAGACCTGGTACGCCATGACGGTGCTGCTGGAGGGCGGGCTCGACCTCAGCCCGGTCATCACCGGCCGCTACTCGCACCGCGACTTCGACGCGGCGTTCGACGAGGCCTCGACCGCCCGCAGCGGCAAGATCATCCTGGACTGGACGGCGTAA
- a CDS encoding glycine C-acetyltransferase produces MFESVREDLRTTLDEIRAAGLHKPERVIGTPQNAAVAVTSGGAAGEVLNFCANNYLGLADHPEVVAAAKDALDRWGYGMASVRFICGTQEVHKELEARLSAFLGQEDTILYSSCFDANGGVFETLLGAEDAVISDALNHASIIDGIRLSKARRFRYANRDMAELETRLKEATEGGARRKLIVTDGVFSMDGYVAPLQEICDLAERYDAMVMVDDSHAVGFVGPGGRGTPELHGVMDRVDIITGTLGKALGGASGGYVAARAEIVELLRQRSRPYLFSNSLAPVIAAASLKVLDLLESAGDLREHLAANTALFRTKMTEAGFEILPGDHAIAPVMIGDAAEAARMAELLLERGVYVIGFSYPVVPMGAARIRVQLSAAHSTADVERAVAAFIDARAALVADGA; encoded by the coding sequence ATGTTCGAGTCCGTCCGCGAGGACCTGCGCACCACCCTCGACGAGATCCGCGCCGCCGGCCTGCACAAGCCCGAGCGCGTCATCGGCACCCCGCAGAACGCGGCCGTCGCCGTCACCTCGGGCGGCGCCGCGGGAGAGGTCCTCAACTTCTGCGCCAACAACTACCTGGGGCTGGCCGACCACCCCGAGGTCGTCGCCGCCGCGAAGGACGCGCTGGACCGCTGGGGCTACGGCATGGCCTCCGTCCGCTTCATCTGCGGCACGCAGGAGGTGCACAAGGAGCTGGAGGCGCGGCTGTCGGCGTTCCTCGGCCAGGAGGACACGATCCTCTACTCCTCCTGCTTCGACGCCAACGGCGGTGTCTTCGAGACCCTGCTCGGCGCCGAGGACGCGGTCATCTCCGACGCCCTCAACCACGCCTCGATCATCGACGGCATCCGCCTGTCCAAGGCCCGCCGCTTCCGCTACGCCAACCGCGACATGGCCGAGCTGGAGACGCGCCTGAAGGAGGCCACCGAGGGCGGCGCCCGCCGCAAGCTGATCGTCACCGACGGCGTCTTCTCCATGGACGGCTACGTGGCCCCCCTCCAGGAGATCTGCGACCTCGCCGAGCGCTACGACGCCATGGTCATGGTCGACGACTCGCACGCCGTCGGCTTCGTCGGCCCCGGCGGCCGCGGCACCCCGGAGCTGCACGGGGTCATGGACCGGGTCGACATCATCACCGGCACCCTCGGCAAGGCCCTGGGCGGCGCCTCCGGCGGCTACGTCGCGGCGCGCGCCGAGATCGTCGAGCTGCTGCGCCAGCGCTCGCGCCCGTACCTCTTCTCCAACTCCCTCGCCCCGGTCATCGCGGCGGCCTCCCTCAAGGTCCTCGACCTGCTGGAGTCGGCAGGCGACCTGCGCGAGCACCTCGCCGCCAACACCGCCCTCTTCCGCACGAAGATGACCGAGGCCGGTTTCGAGATCCTGCCCGGCGACCACGCCATCGCCCCCGTGATGATCGGCGACGCGGCCGAGGCGGCCAGGATGGCCGAGCTGCTCCTGGAGCGCGGGGTCTACGTGATCGGCTTCTCCTACCCGGTGGTGCCGATGGGCGCGGCGCGCATCCGCGTCCAGCTCTCGGCGGCCCACTCGACGGCCGACGTGGAGCGCGCGGTGGCCGCGTTCATCGATGCCCGTGCGGCGCTGGTGGCCGACGGGGCCTGA
- a CDS encoding LysR family transcriptional regulator — protein MIDPRRLRILRAVADHRTVTAAAAALYLTPSAVSQQLAALEQETGHALLTRSGRGVRLTAAGEILLGHAHEVLAQLERAEAELAAYAGGSAGEVTVAAFATGIAEVLAPAIARLALDHPGIRLRVRDAEGDQSLPLLLDGEADVALAVEYRGGPGADDKRLSVLPLYAEPFDAVLPSGHPLADLPAVALADLSEADWVGQYPGNPCHDVTLLACELAGFQPRFVHSSDDFRAVTALVGAGAGVALVPRSALRGMDLKEVQVRPVAGPAATRRVFAATRRGGETHPLIAPVLAALVRESERLPAH, from the coding sequence GTGATCGACCCCCGCCGGCTGCGCATCCTGCGGGCCGTGGCGGACCACCGTACGGTGACCGCCGCGGCCGCAGCCCTGTACCTCACTCCCTCCGCCGTCTCCCAGCAGCTCGCGGCCCTGGAACAGGAGACGGGCCACGCCCTGCTCACCCGCAGCGGCCGGGGCGTACGGCTCACCGCGGCCGGTGAGATCCTGCTCGGCCACGCCCACGAGGTGCTGGCGCAGCTGGAGCGGGCGGAGGCCGAACTCGCGGCGTACGCGGGCGGCTCGGCCGGCGAGGTGACGGTGGCCGCCTTCGCCACCGGCATCGCGGAGGTACTGGCCCCGGCGATCGCCCGGCTGGCGCTGGACCACCCCGGGATCCGGCTGCGGGTACGGGACGCGGAGGGCGACCAGAGCCTGCCGCTGCTGCTGGACGGCGAGGCGGACGTGGCCCTGGCCGTCGAGTACCGGGGCGGGCCGGGGGCGGACGACAAGCGGCTGTCCGTCCTCCCGCTGTACGCGGAGCCCTTCGACGCCGTGCTGCCCTCGGGGCACCCGCTGGCCGACCTGCCCGCGGTGGCGCTGGCGGACCTGTCCGAGGCGGACTGGGTGGGTCAGTACCCCGGCAACCCCTGTCACGACGTGACGCTGCTCGCGTGTGAACTGGCGGGCTTCCAGCCCCGGTTCGTCCACTCGTCCGACGACTTCCGTGCGGTGACGGCGCTGGTGGGCGCGGGGGCCGGGGTGGCCCTCGTGCCGCGTTCGGCGCTGCGGGGCATGGACCTCAAGGAGGTCCAGGTCCGTCCGGTCGCCGGCCCGGCCGCCACCCGCCGGGTCTTCGCCGCCACCCGCCGCGGCGGCGAGACCCACCCGCTCATCGCCCCCGTCCTGGCCGCCCTGGTCCGGGAGTCGGAGCGGCTGCCGGCGCACTGA
- a CDS encoding MBL fold metallo-hydrolase — protein MDGDPLRLTVLGSATPYPSADNPCSGYLVSGGGTRVWMDAGSGTLGPLQRYVGLGELDAVWISHLHADHSADLLTAYYGLLFADVERAAPLPLFGPPGTADRLAGFLTNGAARSPVESAFAVHELSDGHRARVGALTLTSRAVTHGMPAFAVRVEAGGRALVYSGDTAPCPALTSLAEGCDLLLCEAESARRPARGEAEHLHHTPEEAGTTAAAARAARLVVTHVGRGLTPGEAVARASAHYAGPVGHAAPGAVFTLG, from the coding sequence ATGGACGGCGATCCGCTGCGGCTGACCGTGCTCGGCAGCGCGACGCCGTATCCGAGTGCCGACAACCCCTGCTCCGGCTACCTGGTGTCCGGCGGCGGCACCCGCGTCTGGATGGACGCCGGCAGCGGCACGCTCGGCCCGCTCCAGCGCTACGTCGGGCTGGGCGAGCTGGACGCGGTCTGGATCTCGCACCTGCACGCCGACCACAGCGCGGACCTCCTGACCGCGTACTACGGCCTGCTCTTCGCCGACGTCGAACGAGCGGCGCCGCTGCCGCTGTTCGGCCCGCCGGGGACCGCCGACCGGCTGGCCGGGTTCCTCACCAACGGCGCCGCGCGCAGCCCCGTCGAGTCCGCCTTCGCCGTCCACGAGCTGTCCGACGGACACCGGGCGCGGGTCGGGGCGCTCACCCTCACCAGCCGCGCCGTGACGCACGGGATGCCCGCCTTCGCCGTCCGCGTCGAGGCCGGCGGCCGGGCGCTGGTCTATTCCGGGGACACGGCTCCCTGCCCCGCGCTGACGTCCCTCGCCGAGGGCTGCGACCTGCTGCTGTGCGAGGCCGAGAGCGCCCGGCGTCCGGCGCGGGGCGAGGCCGAACACCTCCACCACACGCCCGAGGAGGCCGGTACGACGGCGGCCGCCGCGCGCGCCGCCCGGCTGGTCGTCACGCACGTGGGCCGTGGCCTCACCCCCGGCGAGGCGGTGGCCCGTGCCTCGGCGCACTACGCCGGGCCCGTCGGACACGCCGCGCCCGGGGCCGTCTTCACACTCGGCTGA
- a CDS encoding DeoR/GlpR family DNA-binding transcription regulator codes for MTRKERWQALLDLLVERGEVEVEPAAEALGVSAATIRRDLDQLAEQQLLVRTRGGAVLHGVSYELPLRYRTSRRAAEKRRISEAVAALITPGEVIGLTGGTTTTEVARALAGRPDLAQGSPALTVVTNALNIAGELVIRPQFKIVLTGGVARPQSYELTGPLAEQVLGQLAVDTAVLGVDGFDPADGAATRHEDEASVNRLLCERARRVVIAADSSKLGVRAFARICATSSVDVLVTDTGLAAGVAREFEAAGVEVVRV; via the coding sequence ATGACCCGCAAGGAGCGCTGGCAGGCACTGCTGGACCTGCTGGTGGAGCGGGGCGAGGTGGAGGTGGAACCGGCCGCCGAGGCCCTCGGCGTGTCCGCAGCGACCATCCGCCGCGACCTCGACCAGCTCGCCGAGCAGCAGCTGCTGGTCCGCACGCGCGGTGGGGCCGTGCTGCACGGGGTCTCGTACGAACTCCCCCTGCGCTACCGCACCTCGCGCCGCGCCGCCGAGAAGCGCCGCATCAGCGAGGCGGTCGCGGCCCTGATCACCCCGGGCGAGGTGATCGGCCTGACGGGCGGCACCACGACCACCGAGGTCGCGCGGGCCCTGGCCGGCCGCCCGGACCTGGCCCAGGGCTCCCCGGCGCTCACCGTGGTGACCAACGCGCTCAACATCGCGGGCGAGCTGGTGATCCGGCCGCAGTTCAAGATCGTGCTGACCGGCGGTGTGGCGCGCCCGCAGTCCTACGAGCTGACGGGCCCGCTGGCCGAGCAGGTACTCGGGCAGCTCGCGGTGGACACGGCGGTGCTCGGCGTGGACGGCTTCGACCCGGCGGACGGCGCGGCGACCCGCCACGAGGACGAGGCCTCGGTCAACCGCCTGCTGTGCGAGCGGGCCCGCCGGGTGGTGATCGCGGCCGACTCCAGCAAGCTGGGCGTACGCGCCTTCGCCCGTATCTGCGCGACCTCGTCGGTGGACGTCCTGGTGACGGACACGGGCCTGGCGGCCGGCGTGGCCCGGGAGTTCGAGGCGGCGGGGGTGGAAGTGGTGCGGGTATGA
- a CDS encoding SIS domain-containing protein, with protein MSHVAHELGTQPECWERAAELAPARRAVLPQPGERTAIVGCGTSYYMAQAAAVLREEAGQGETDAFPASEFPRHRRYDRVVALTRSGTTTEVLDLLAGLRDAGVPTTAVIGDPATPVMTLADELVVLDFADERSVVQTRFATTALTLLRAHAGLHTSGVVADARTALAEPLPAELESRGQFTFLGRGWSVGLANEAALKMREASLSWAESYPAMEYRHGPISVSGPGTVTWSLDEAPEGLAEQVRSTGSQWVAGRLDPLAELVRVHRLALAVAVHQQLDPDAPRHLTRSVILATGEEAVR; from the coding sequence ATGAGTCACGTCGCGCACGAGTTGGGCACACAGCCCGAATGCTGGGAGCGGGCCGCCGAACTGGCCCCGGCCCGGCGGGCGGTGCTGCCGCAGCCGGGGGAGCGTACCGCGATCGTCGGGTGCGGGACCTCGTACTACATGGCCCAGGCGGCCGCCGTGTTGCGCGAGGAAGCCGGTCAGGGGGAGACCGACGCGTTCCCCGCCTCGGAGTTCCCGCGCCACCGCCGCTACGACCGCGTCGTCGCCCTCACCCGCTCCGGGACCACCACCGAGGTGCTGGACCTGCTGGCCGGACTGCGGGACGCGGGCGTGCCCACGACCGCCGTCATCGGCGATCCGGCGACCCCGGTGATGACCCTCGCCGACGAACTCGTCGTCCTCGACTTCGCCGACGAGCGCTCCGTCGTACAGACCCGCTTCGCCACCACCGCCCTCACCCTGCTCCGCGCCCACGCCGGACTGCACACCTCCGGTGTGGTCGCCGACGCGCGGACCGCGCTCGCCGAGCCGCTCCCCGCCGAGCTGGAGAGCCGGGGGCAGTTCACCTTCCTCGGCCGCGGCTGGAGCGTCGGCCTCGCGAACGAGGCAGCGCTGAAGATGCGCGAGGCCTCCCTGTCCTGGGCCGAGTCCTATCCGGCGATGGAGTACCGGCACGGGCCCATCAGCGTCTCCGGGCCCGGCACCGTCACCTGGTCGCTCGACGAGGCCCCCGAGGGGCTCGCCGAGCAGGTGCGGAGCACCGGATCCCAGTGGGTGGCGGGCAGGCTCGACCCGCTCGCCGAGCTGGTCCGGGTGCACCGCCTCGCCCTGGCCGTCGCCGTCCACCAGCAGCTGGATCCGGACGCGCCGCGCCACCTCACCCGCTCGGTGATCCTCGCCACCGGAGAGGAGGCGGTCCGATGA
- a CDS encoding class II fructose-bisphosphate aldolase: protein MSLVPAGTLVQKAAGAGRAVAAFNIITLEHAEAVVAGAEAAGLPVILQLSENAVKFRGGQLLPISRAAAACAEAAGVPVGLHLDHVKSSELLRQACDAGYSSVMYDAAHLPYAENLEATRSAADWAHVNGLWIEAELGEVGGKNGAAPLDPHAPGARTDPDEARRFVADSGVDALAVAVGSSHAMTSRTAALDHALLARLAKTVDVPLVLHGSSGLPDAELAAAVAGGIRKVNIGTALNVAMTEAIRTHLTPADPRPYLTAARTAMAATAAAMINALN from the coding sequence ATGAGCCTCGTCCCCGCCGGCACGCTCGTCCAGAAGGCGGCGGGCGCGGGCCGCGCCGTCGCCGCCTTCAACATCATCACGCTGGAGCACGCCGAAGCGGTCGTCGCCGGAGCCGAGGCGGCCGGACTGCCGGTCATCCTCCAGCTCAGCGAGAACGCCGTGAAGTTCCGCGGCGGGCAGCTGCTGCCCATCTCCCGGGCGGCCGCCGCCTGCGCCGAGGCCGCCGGGGTCCCGGTCGGCCTGCACCTCGACCACGTCAAGAGCTCCGAGCTGCTGCGCCAGGCCTGCGACGCGGGATACAGCTCGGTGATGTACGACGCCGCGCACCTGCCGTATGCCGAGAACCTGGAGGCGACCCGCTCCGCCGCCGACTGGGCGCACGTCAACGGGCTGTGGATCGAGGCCGAGCTGGGCGAGGTGGGCGGCAAGAACGGCGCCGCCCCGCTGGACCCGCACGCGCCGGGCGCCCGTACCGACCCCGACGAGGCACGCCGGTTCGTCGCCGACTCCGGGGTCGACGCGCTGGCCGTCGCCGTCGGCAGCAGCCACGCCATGACCAGCCGGACCGCGGCCCTGGATCACGCGCTGCTGGCCCGGCTCGCCAAGACGGTGGACGTGCCGCTCGTCCTGCACGGCTCCTCGGGGCTGCCGGACGCGGAGCTCGCGGCGGCCGTCGCGGGCGGCATCCGCAAGGTCAACATCGGCACCGCCCTGAACGTGGCCATGACCGAGGCGATTCGCACCCACCTCACCCCGGCGGACCCCAGGCCCTACCTGACGGCCGCCCGTACGGCGATGGCGGCGACGGCCGCGGCCATGATCAACGCCCTGAACTGA